The DNA window CTGGACTGCTTAAGTGGATTGATCTTCTTATCCAGCGCGGTTTAGAGTTGGAAAATAATCAGGCAGTGGGTAGGGCATATATCCATAAATACCGAATATCCCGAAAAGATGGTAAATATACTGAAGCAGCTCAATATTTAACTAAAGCACTTGAATTTCTTAATCCCGAGCAACATTCTCAGGATGTGTCTTCCTGCTACAACGGATTAGGCAATATATATCAAAAATTAAATAACCTGGACAAAGCCTATGAATATTACCAGAAGGCGTTACCGTTAGTGAAAGATTCTCGTCCAGATAATTATTTCATACTTCTTCAGAATATCGGGACAATCCATGTCTTGAAGAAAGATTATGCCAAAGCCTGGGATATTTTTCATGATCTCATGTTAAAAGTACCTGAGAAGGAGATAGTATTACGGACACTAATTCTTTTGAATTTAGGGAATATTTGCCATATAACTAATCAGTTAACCGAGGCAGTGATCTATATTCAGGAGGCATTAGAGCTTAAACTGGCAAATGGAATAGAGCAGGATATCATTCGCAATATTTGCGCTCTTGTTACTATTTACATTGAGCTTAATGAACCGGAAAAAGCACTTGAGTATCTGCAAAAAGCAAAAGAAATTGCTCCTCAGAAGGAAATTATAGAGCAAATTACCTTTTATGAAACCAGTATAAAATATTATAAACTAACTGATAATCTGCAGAATCTGGTTGTACATTACGAAAAGCTGCTGACTGCCAAAGCACAATTTAATGAAGTTGATAATCTTAAGCAAATTGATGAATTTGAAGCTCAGCACCAGATCAATCTCTATAAAGAAAAAAGCCTGATGCTGGAAGAAAGGAATACTCTTTTTGCTGAGCAAAATGAGAAGCTTCAGGCAACAATGGAGAAATTAATAACCAAAGATAAAGAACTGGAAATTGAGCTTAGAAGTGCCTTTAATACTATAAATAAAAAAGACGACTTGCTGGCTGCTCATCATAGACTGGCATCTATCGGTGAGATGATTGCCATTATCGCCCACCAGTGGAAGCAACCGCTTAATATCATTAATAGTATGGTATTCAGTATCAAAGATGCCTATCATTTCAATGAACTTACAGAAGATTTCATCAATGAAAAAGCCAAGATGATAGATGATCTTATCCAGTATCTGTCCCAGACCATGAACGATTTCAGGAATTTCTTTAAAGAACAGAATAATATTGACTTTATGGCATCTGACGCAATCAAAGGAACAGTATCATTGCTAAGCTATGCTCTTGATATAGAAAATGTGTCAGTTAAAACTGATCTGAAAAAAGATTTTGCTCTTCACGGCTCACAAAATGAACTTATCCAGGTATTTCTTAACCTGATCAATAATGCTCGTGATGCCTTCAAAGAAGAAAATATTCCCCAGCCTGTAATTAAAATATCTCTGGAGAAGAAACCAGAACATTACCTGGTCTCTTTTTATAATAATGGTGGACCAATACCGGAAGAATTGAGTGATAAGATATTTGAAGCTTATGTGAGTTCAAAAGGTGAAAAGGGTACTGGGCTTGGTTTGAACATCTGTCAAACTATTATAGAAGATCGCTTCAAAGGAAAAATATATTTTCAAAACACTCAGGAAGGAGTAACGTTTTATATTGAATTACCTCTTAAAAAAAAATGAGAATCCATGCAACACAGGCGAAGTAATTTAACATGAAAATCTATTTTTCTTGACTTCTTTTGGACATAATTTATTTTTATGGTTAATAATTTGGAGGTAATCAATGGAAAGGATTATTGCCGCCTGTGGACTTATATGTTCAGAGTG is part of the Candidatus Stygibacter australis genome and encodes:
- a CDS encoding tetratricopeptide repeat protein — its product is MDENKELLKQIEIAELPEKQNLQLELAFQKRTSDPQFSFELAMSVYQDAVKFQLPELELKALHEICNISHNYQTETGLLKWIDLLIQRGLELENNQAVGRAYIHKYRISRKDGKYTEAAQYLTKALEFLNPEQHSQDVSSCYNGLGNIYQKLNNLDKAYEYYQKALPLVKDSRPDNYFILLQNIGTIHVLKKDYAKAWDIFHDLMLKVPEKEIVLRTLILLNLGNICHITNQLTEAVIYIQEALELKLANGIEQDIIRNICALVTIYIELNEPEKALEYLQKAKEIAPQKEIIEQITFYETSIKYYKLTDNLQNLVVHYEKLLTAKAQFNEVDNLKQIDEFEAQHQINLYKEKSLMLEERNTLFAEQNEKLQATMEKLITKDKELEIELRSAFNTINKKDDLLAAHHRLASIGEMIAIIAHQWKQPLNIINSMVFSIKDAYHFNELTEDFINEKAKMIDDLIQYLSQTMNDFRNFFKEQNNIDFMASDAIKGTVSLLSYALDIENVSVKTDLKKDFALHGSQNELIQVFLNLINNARDAFKEENIPQPVIKISLEKKPEHYLVSFYNNGGPIPEELSDKIFEAYVSSKGEKGTGLGLNICQTIIEDRFKGKIYFQNTQEGVTFYIELPLKKK